DNA from Acetobacter aceti NBRC 14818:
ACGGGCCGCAGCCAGCAGAGCCTGCGCTTCAAGCTGACTGTTCGGTCCCAGCACAGGAATCACCTTCTCGACGAAGCGAAGGTCAGGATCTTCGGCCACCAGTCGGTCGATCACCGGCAGCACCTTGCGGCAGTAAGGGCAGCGTGGATCGTAGAACTCAACGACCGTCACGGAGCCCTGTGGGTTGCCCAGTACGACATCCGTGGTAGTGGCGCTGAACTTGCCAGCATTTTCATGCACGGCCTTCAGGCTGGCGGCCTGCTGCGCCGCTTCGCCCTGAGCGCGCATCGCCGCCACGGCATCAGCAAGGATGGAAGGATCCTGTTTCAGGGCTTCGCGCACGATATCGACGATCTCTTTGCGCTGGGTAGGTGTAAAGCCGCTATCCGCATGCGCAGACAGGCTGCTGAACAGAGAGGTGGAGGCCAGCACGGCAAACAATGCGGTGCGAACCCGGGAGCGTTGGTTACGTATCATACGCCAGAGTGTAGCGGAGAGGCGGGATAGTGTGAACGGTCGCCCACAGGATTACTTTTCGATGAGACTGAACAACACTGGATTCTTCTGATTGAATCTGCTTTGCTTATATCAAAGTTTTTCCGGTCCGAATTATGAATTTTCGTTACATTTTAAAAGTTTAAATATATAAACAAGATCTTTTACAATATAATTTTTTGTTTGTCCTGTACATTCAGAAAAATCATGATTTCTTCGGGATTATTTTTACAGGAACCACAGTGGAATTCATGTGTTAAATACAACGAAAATAAAATATAAAATCAAATAGTAATTTAATGAATTATTTTTCAAATTATAAGTATATTTGTAAAAATATCACACATTTAAGTAGATATAACGATCTATATTTGTAAAAAATATATTGAAAATAAGCCTCTGTTTCTTTAAAAGAGGCTTATGGAACGTTGAATGTACTTACAGGAAATATCTCTGGTCCGTACGTTAACATAAATTGCGGCGTCAGTTCATACTCATGCCTGCGCCCAGAGGTTCAATGCGGCTGCGCCCTTTAAACCCTGGCATTGAAAACTTCATAAGGAGAAAGCGTTTTGTCAGGGACAGTCCCTCAGACATCGACGGAACCGCGTGGCATCGCCGCGCGTCTTGGTATCCCCCAACCTCTGCTGTTCGGTTTCATCGGCCTGCTGCTTTTCATGGTCGGTGATGGCGTGGAGGCAGGATATCTTGATACCTACATGCTTCACCACGGCCATACGCAGGGCGATGTGAACCTCATGTTCACCACCTACGGTGTGACCGTCATGATTTCGGCATGGCTGGCAGGTCCTCTTTCAGATCTGTACGGACCGCGCCGCACCATGTGGGCCGGACTTGTCATGTGGGCCGCTCTGGAAGTCGGTTTTCTGTCGCTGGGGCTCGGGCCTGACAACCTGAACATGACGCTGCTGTTCTACACGCTGCGTGGCTTCGCTTACCCGCTGTTCGCTTACGGCTTCCTTGTGTGGATCGCCGCTGCGACACCGGCCCGCATGCTCGGTTCCGCTGCTGGCTGGTTCTGGTTCTCCTTCTCGGCTGGCCTCCCGACGCTTGGTTCCCAGTTCGCGCGTTACACCATCCCTTATATTGGTGAACTAGCGACCTTCTGGTGCTCGCTGGGTCTGGTCATTCTGGGTGGTTTGACCGCTCTGCTGCTCGTGCGTGAACCCACAGGTTCCAAGTCCCTGCTGCCAGCAGGCGCGGACAAGAAGAAAGCCTTCTTCGGCTCGATCAGCATCACATGGCGCGAGCCCAAGACGCTGGCCGCCGGTGTCATCCGTACGATCAACACCTCGTCCGAATATGCGTTTCTGGCCATCATGCCAGCCTTCTTTGTCGATGAACTGCATTTCTCGCAGGCCCAGTGGCTTGATCTGCTGTCCCTGATCTTCCTCGGCAACATCCTGTTCAACCTTGCCGCAGGCATGCTGGCTGACAAGCTCGGCCATCGTTTTGTCGTGGCTGTCGGTGGCTGTGTCGGCTGCTGCCTCACCATTCCGCTCTTCTACTATGTGCCGCTCTGGTTCCCGGGTAACTTCGCGCTCGCCGCTCTCGCCGGCTTCATCTACGGCGGCACTGTCGCAGCCTTCGTGCCGATGTCCGGCCTGATGCCGCTGATCTGCCCGAAAGAGAAGGCCGCTGCCCTGTCCATCCTCGGCCTCGGCGCAGGCGCCAGCACCTGGGTTGGTCCGGCTGTTGTCGGGATTTGTGAATCCTGGTTCGGCATGGGCCTTGAAGGCGTGATCTGGAGCTTCTCCGGCCTGTATCTGGCCGCTGGCGTGCTGACGCTCTGCCTGCGTATTTCGCCGGAAGCCCGTCGTCACACGGAGATGCTGGAAAAGAAGCAGAGCCTTCGTGACCGCGAAGCCTATGCAATGGAACACGCCATCTGAACCGGCATGTTCAACATGACTGACTGATGGCGCCCAATACCATCAGTCAGCGCTGACATGGAAAACGGCATCGATCCCGCGGGATCGATGCCGTTTTTTTGTTCTGCAACACTCTCAAAACACTGACGGATGAAGCGGAAGCACCATCCATCAGAGCCCCTGCAATCAGAATCTGTGGCGACCCATCATGGGGTCTTCTTCCCGGAAATCAGACCCCATGTCCTCATGATGGTGATGGGATGGCTGCGGACGATTGCCTGCATGACCGCCCCCCATCGCCGGGTCGGAAATGGAATCCTCACCGGTTTCAATACGGCCAGCGATGCGGCGCTTGAAGGATGCCGACGCACTGCATGTGATCGTGAAATCATACCAGTTGCCATTGTCCTCAACCGGCCACCGCAGCTCGCTGGAACCGCCCGGTGCAACACGCACGCCATTCGGACCCTCAACCCTGTAGGCTTCCGATTCCGCCATAAAGGAACAGGCGTGACGACCGTGGTTGTGCAGCTTCACAACAATTTCAGCCCTGCCACGGGTTTTGTAGGAAACCTCGATCTCCGGATGACTGCCGTTGCTCAGCTCGGTGATATTGCCGGTGAACTCACGGTGATAGCCATTGGGACCGAGCACCCAGAGATTGTAGCTACCCTTGTCATCTGTCGTAGGCGTCCAGACACCGCTGAGTGACTTCTGGGCTTCCACCACATAACGACGCGGCACCAGATCAAGGTGGTTGCGATCATAGACGTGGAAAACAGCGCCAGTGCCATCACAGCTTGTATTGGTGAATTGCAGCGTGACCGTGCCTCCGCTCACATCAACCTGTGACGCGACATGCAGTTCGTAAGGAAGAGCACGGGACGGACGGGTGCCGGTCGCCTGCTTCGGTAGCGTGGAAGCCGTCGTGGCGGCTGGAACAGCAATCGCCGCTTCTGCCTTCTGTGCAACAGCCAGACTGTCCGCGTCATCCTTGGTGCTGCGACCGGACAATGTCGGAATCGCCCGCTTGTTCGGATTTACGAAGTCAAAGCATGAGGTCAGATCACCACAGATTGCACGACGATAATCGCTGATCTGGGGTTCCGTCACACCGAAACGCTTCTCGAGGAACATCAGTGTCGAGGTATGATCGAAGACCTGCGAATTCACAAAACCGCCGCGGCTCCACGGGGAGATCGCCCACAGGGCGACACGCGGGCCGGGGCCGTAGGGACGACCATCGATCGCAGGCTGGCTGGAGGTGGCAGGCGTGAAGTTGTGATACTCCACCGCCATGGCGTCGTCGCTGAGGGTACTGCCACCAGCGAGGGTGCCGTCAGCATTGTGGGAAGGTGCCGACGGAGGCGGCAGATGATCAAAGAAGCCGTCGTTCTCATCGTAGTTCACGAGCAGAACGGTCTTGCTCCAGACTTCCGGATTGGATGTAAGGGCGTCGAGCACTTCCTGAATATACCAGCCGCCCTGTGTCGGGCTGGAAGGAGACGGATGCTCACTGTAGGCTGATGGCGGGATGATCCATGAGACTTCCGGCAGCGTTCCATTCTGGATATCATCACGGAACGTCTCGAGGAAACCATAAGGCATCGTGTTGCCAAAGCCCTTGGCGAGCGGGCTGAGCGCATCGTCAATGCTGGCATCATAGAACGGACCTGCTGCTGTCACATCCTGAGTGATGTTTTCGGAAGCGACATACAAAGGACGTCTCTCGGCAGGCATTTTTTCGATGGCGGCGCGCCAGTGGCGGAAACCCATCATCTCGTTGCAGCCGAAATTGTCGATCAGGCTCTGGTAAACCTTCCAGCTGATGCCTGCAGATTCCAGACGATCAGCATAGGTGGTCCATGTCCAGCCCGTCGTCGACGCGCCGATATCGTTGCCACCGTTGAACTGATTGTTCAGGCCCGCCACTTCAACGCGGCTGCCATCAATGGGGCTGATGCCGTTCGGACCATTGGTGCCCGTCCAGTAGAACAGACGATTGGCGATTGTTCCCGTGTGCATACCGCAATGATAGGAATCGCAGATCGTGAAGGCGTCGGCCAGCGCACGATGGAACGGCACTTCCGATGTTTCGTAATAGCCCATCGACAGCGGCGTTTTGGCCGTCGGCCAGGAGGTCATGCGTCCATTGTCCCACGCTGCCTGTGCGTCCGACCATGTATGCGGCGTCCCGCCAGCCCGCAGCGCGTTGCCCTTCGTCTCATCGAGATGATACGGAATCAGCGTGCTTGTGACACTGCTTTTCGTATAGTTCTGATAGAAGATGTTGGCGCCATTGGGAGTAGGAATAGGGAAGCGGTCACCATAGCCACGCACACCTTTGAACGTGCCAAAGTAACTGTCGAAGGACCGGTTTTCCAGCATCAGCATCACGACGTGTTTTACGTCCTTGATGGTGCCTGTTCTGTTATGCGCATCAATGGCGAGCGCACGACGAATGGCAGGCGGGAAGGTGGAAAGGGTCGCCATGGCAGCAGCCGAGCCAAGCGAAGAGCGCAGGAAATTCCGCTTTGATATGTTGATTGTCATGATGGAAGAGGAACCTCGAGTCCGGGTAAAGCATCGCTGCTTGTTGAATCGACAGGAGTCACGGAAATAAATCATTCAAAAGAGTGCAATAAAACTGTAAATATTTTGCCATACTTTCCTGAATGACCATTTCCTCAAGCCGTCCTGCGCGCCTTTTAGAAACTATTCCAGACAATACTCAACTTGTTTTTAATGACGTTTTAAGGACAAAGACAGTTAGTCCACGCAGAGTGTGTTTTATTTTATGGACAGCTTTATGATCGATATTCTTTTGCTGAAAACAATTCCATCTTGCGATTTTTGAGCTGCATCACCTGATAGAGCCATTACAGGCGCATCAGCATTCCGGGATGACACAATAGAGACGCGGCCAATACGTTGAGCTTCTCACCGGCAATTTATAGCCCTGTGAGACTGACGCTGCCTTGCTACTACGGAAAATGACAAGATCAGTGATGCGCCCAGATAACCCGGCAGATCATAGGCAAGAAGGAAACCGGGAGAGCCCTTTAATCTGCGCATTCAAAGCCGTTCTATAAAATGCGTGATCCTAAAACACGTCGATAGAAAAATACGATGG
Protein-coding regions in this window:
- a CDS encoding DsbA family protein, with the protein product MIRNQRSRVRTALFAVLASTSLFSSLSAHADSGFTPTQRKEIVDIVREALKQDPSILADAVAAMRAQGEAAQQAASLKAVHENAGKFSATTTDVVLGNPQGSVTVVEFYDPRCPYCRKVLPVIDRLVAEDPDLRFVEKVIPVLGPNSQLEAQALLAAARQNAYLKFQHALMLDNQPPSIDRIRSIAKSVGLDVATLEKDMKGAEVTSLLNENLELARKVGVDGTPTFIIGEKTVIPGAVSEADLKAAIAAARKAK
- a CDS encoding MFS transporter, whose product is MSGTVPQTSTEPRGIAARLGIPQPLLFGFIGLLLFMVGDGVEAGYLDTYMLHHGHTQGDVNLMFTTYGVTVMISAWLAGPLSDLYGPRRTMWAGLVMWAALEVGFLSLGLGPDNLNMTLLFYTLRGFAYPLFAYGFLVWIAAATPARMLGSAAGWFWFSFSAGLPTLGSQFARYTIPYIGELATFWCSLGLVILGGLTALLLVREPTGSKSLLPAGADKKKAFFGSISITWREPKTLAAGVIRTINTSSEYAFLAIMPAFFVDELHFSQAQWLDLLSLIFLGNILFNLAAGMLADKLGHRFVVAVGGCVGCCLTIPLFYYVPLWFPGNFALAALAGFIYGGTVAAFVPMSGLMPLICPKEKAAALSILGLGAGASTWVGPAVVGICESWFGMGLEGVIWSFSGLYLAAGVLTLCLRISPEARRHTEMLEKKQSLRDREAYAMEHAI
- a CDS encoding phosphocholine-specific phospholipase C; protein product: MTINISKRNFLRSSLGSAAAMATLSTFPPAIRRALAIDAHNRTGTIKDVKHVVMLMLENRSFDSYFGTFKGVRGYGDRFPIPTPNGANIFYQNYTKSSVTSTLIPYHLDETKGNALRAGGTPHTWSDAQAAWDNGRMTSWPTAKTPLSMGYYETSEVPFHRALADAFTICDSYHCGMHTGTIANRLFYWTGTNGPNGISPIDGSRVEVAGLNNQFNGGNDIGASTTGWTWTTYADRLESAGISWKVYQSLIDNFGCNEMMGFRHWRAAIEKMPAERRPLYVASENITQDVTAAGPFYDASIDDALSPLAKGFGNTMPYGFLETFRDDIQNGTLPEVSWIIPPSAYSEHPSPSSPTQGGWYIQEVLDALTSNPEVWSKTVLLVNYDENDGFFDHLPPPSAPSHNADGTLAGGSTLSDDAMAVEYHNFTPATSSQPAIDGRPYGPGPRVALWAISPWSRGGFVNSQVFDHTSTLMFLEKRFGVTEPQISDYRRAICGDLTSCFDFVNPNKRAIPTLSGRSTKDDADSLAVAQKAEAAIAVPAATTASTLPKQATGTRPSRALPYELHVASQVDVSGGTVTLQFTNTSCDGTGAVFHVYDRNHLDLVPRRYVVEAQKSLSGVWTPTTDDKGSYNLWVLGPNGYHREFTGNITELSNGSHPEIEVSYKTRGRAEIVVKLHNHGRHACSFMAESEAYRVEGPNGVRVAPGGSSELRWPVEDNGNWYDFTITCSASASFKRRIAGRIETGEDSISDPAMGGGHAGNRPQPSHHHHEDMGSDFREEDPMMGRHRF